Within the Musa acuminata AAA Group cultivar baxijiao chromosome BXJ2-9, Cavendish_Baxijiao_AAA, whole genome shotgun sequence genome, the region GCGCATTCAAAGGCGACTAGGTAGAGGTTGAGTGGCTTGCTCGAGACAGCTGAGGTAAGTTGTGGTAACTCGACGAGATGTGCTTTTAGCTTTATAAAGGCTTCTTCATATTCCAAAGTCCAATGGAAGTATTTGGCACGCTTCAAGGTATGgaatgctagtcatagatgccttataagccaatcatatgagtgatgacacgtatgatatgatacgcattctttttgcttattattattataatatttttcttattttatattatttgttgtacatatatattgtaatgtcgatagatctatgcaatgggaatcaaatcgtgatgagatcatgataatgagatcgattaacctttaaacacagaccttaaataatcctaatcataggttactcaagaaggacatcaagataaccaaatagattggtatatatatatcaatctatatgatgaaagcggttggtctcatagctgctcatgtgaggacactagggatataatgcaagtgctcattggagaatgagtttactgattgatctgctcatggaatgctggatggttgatgatgccttattatcagatagtgatttcgtcatcccagtagtgtatctagtctttagacttgagataccaaggatgtcttgtatgagtactctattctttgatattagacttataggtttgaaagtttcagatctagtataacTAGTTATcgagagtgacaaccaaccttatggggactattgagtgttaatagaggattatctgctctcggtgtcatgaaagaaatatctcatgtatttttacttagacaaatccctagccaaggtcattcggatagaGAGTAAaagagttcttcaggagaatccgattaaagcaagactcgagtaaaaatcgtgtcggcctaacaacaccatgcatAATATATgggctctaggatattagatggatgagaaactataggtatataataactgaggacaaataggtccaaaggattggattcctctatatcgtttggggactacggcgtaataaCCTagcacgtccgtagtcgatgagtcgagtgaattattatggaaagaaatataataattcactaagcctaaaggagttctgatagatataacTCACGAGCagttcgatattaggcctagagagtcacacacatattgtaggtattgcaacgagtagaggttcggatatgagatatccgttggagcccctatcttattggatatccaataagctcctgaattattggatcctatggatgagttcCAATAAGAGCCGATGAGAGATTGTTGGATAGAGGCCCACTAGTctaagaggcttagatagttggatggagatccagtacccaatagggtaagatccGTTTagattaagttgatagggggcctctataaataggagggaaataATGGGTCATAAGCTAAGCCTTTTTTTGTTACcagctcctattctcctctcttcttctcctcctcagctAATAGCCCCTATTTGGGCATGTGGAGAATGGGACAACGATTCGAGGAGAGTATTCGTAGCCCCTGTTATAtgaatcactactagagaggagaacaattgacctcattcatcctctgCCATAAATCTATgggaatttagggatatatgatctccctaaataacacaactatctcacatatattttttagttttgtgaatttttgtgcaccaatctatgCATGACGATGaatctcttctctttttttttgagatttttatttttgttcatccactacgcatatgatgtcactcATAGATTTTCTAACATGAAAGAAGAGAAGCCATTTGTCTCCTAACCGAGATAGGAATCGGTTGAGGGCGGCTAACCTCTCGATGAATCGCTAGACTTCCTTGACCAACTAAGGGGACTGCATTTTAGTTATCGCTTGGGTCATTTTGGGATTCATGCATATGTCCCTTTGATGGATGATGAAGCCGAGGAACTTGCTCGAGCTGACTCTGAAGTGCACTTGATGGGGTTGAGATGCATACTAAACCTTTTGGGCTTTTGGAATGTCTCAGCAAGGTCTCCCAGATGGGTGTTGGAGACTTtgctcttcacgatcatgtccacatatacttccatgttcctcccaaTTTGATATTCGAACATCTGATTTATCAT harbors:
- the LOC135622045 gene encoding uncharacterized protein LOC135622045, with the protein product MTSGHELLTFMDAFLGYNQIRMAPRDHEYTASIMDRGVYCHKVMPSDLKNSGAIYQRMINQMFEYQIGRNMEVYVDMIVKSKVSNTHLGDLAETFQKPKRFSMHLNPIKCTSESARASSSASSSIKGTYA